The nucleotide sequence AAATAGTATTGCAATTAATAATAATCTGCTAATATCGTTTTGGGTGCTTGAATCATTTTGGTTCGAGCATTGATACGAGCCAAAAAGACGAAAGCCCCGAATCAGGTATAACCCTTAATTCGAGGCAGTCTACAAACTTCGCAATTTGATTCTGTCTCCTTTTACTCAAGGAGTCAAGAGAAATGAGCAAATTTGCCCTGATTGGGCTGATTGCTGTGTGCATCACAGTTCTGTGCTTCTCATTGTTAATGCGTGATCGCTTATGTTCACTAAATTTCACAAGCGGAGGCACAGTGGTTCAAGCTACGCTATCTTGTGATAAGTAATGTTGCTCTTGTGGGGGGAAACCCCCACATTTTCTCTTTTATAGATTACGAAGGATTGGTGATACAAGCACCCTTTTTCGGTTAGCTATGGTTCACTCTTTTTGCTATCAATCATACCACTTTCGTTGAATAGATAGATAAGCCAGTATATTAAATATAATGCTGTTGTAATCATGCCTATATTGATCATTAATAATCCGAATCGCGGTGTATTATTAATATCAAACAGTAAATCATCCCTGATAAAATAGCTAGAGAGTAAAAATACAACTGATATACCAGAATAACCAAATGCCAATTTGAATAGTCTTGATTTCGATTTAGCGAAAATCATTATTAAAATTATAAAAAACAAAACATAATCATTTACTGTGAAAATAACATCTAAAATAGAGCTTAATGATGATATAGCATTATCTAAAGGAGTTTGATTACCTGTTGCTGTGTGTAGTGTTTCATTTTCCATTCTATCCCATAACCCTTATAATTATTATATCTAACCTATTAACGCCTTTGCTTTAGCTTTTATCTCTGCCAGTTCTGATGCCTCCACTTTGCCCTTTTTAGTAACCTTACGAGCTCTCCAGTCAACACATGTAACTTGATCCGCTAATGCGTAGCTGTCTCTTTCGTTCGAGAGTTCGCATTCAAATGGATAGCCTTTGCCCTTAGTTGTACATGGTACGCATAATAAGAGCCCTACTTTATTATTGTATGCAAATGGGCTGAGGACAACTGCTGGACGATGACCGCCCTGCTCATGTCCTTCAACTGGATCAAAGTCAATCCAAATCAAATCGCCAGAATCAGGAACGTATCGAGATACCATTAAATTAATTCCTTACCTGTTCGAGCTCCGAAGTCTACTTTCTCATGAATATTCTCCGGCGTGATACCGGCTAACAAATTTTCTAATGAGTATTCTACTGCTTTAACTGGCGTAATGATGATACGACCTTCTTCTACCGCTATTTCAACCGTATCATC is from Proteus sp. ZN5 and encodes:
- a CDS encoding Hok/Gef family protein, translated to MSKFALIGLIAVCITVLCFSLLMRDRLCSLNFTSGGTVVQATLSCDK
- the mazF gene encoding endoribonuclease MazF, translating into MVSRYVPDSGDLIWIDFDPVEGHEQGGHRPAVVLSPFAYNNKVGLLLCVPCTTKGKGYPFECELSNERDSYALADQVTCVDWRARKVTKKGKVEASELAEIKAKAKALIG
- a CDS encoding AbrB/MazE/SpoVT family DNA-binding domain-containing protein; translation: MAQVTVKKWGNSPSVRLPVAIMQKAALSVDDTVEIAVEEGRIIITPVKAVEYSLENLLAGITPENIHEKVDFGARTGKELI